One genomic region from Sphingobacterium multivorum encodes:
- a CDS encoding MFS transporter, whose protein sequence is MISSLRHKSFYPWLVVALLWGVALLNYMDRQMLSTMREAMQVDIPQLQRAETFGVLMAVFLYIYGLMSPIAGIVADRSNRKWLIVGSLFVWSAVTYGMGMAHDYTTLLVLRAIMGFSEALYIPTALSLIADYHTGKNRSLAIGLHMTGLYTGQALGGFGATLAASKGWHTAFHWFGIIGICYALLLAVLLLEKKHEPSTDERTSEDQLPLSKSLLLLFSNVAFWILLFYFAAPSLPGWAIKNWLPTLFADSLNIPMASAGPLSTITIAISSFIGVIVGGILSDRWVQKHIRGRIYTSAIGLGLTIPALLFLGLGQTLPAVVGAAVCFGIGFGIFDANNMPILCQVVPKNLRATAYGFMNMVGVFAGAVITQWLGRFKDEGHFGLGFALLGAAVLLALLLQIVFLKPKTLEK, encoded by the coding sequence ATGATCTCTTCTTTACGACATAAATCTTTTTACCCGTGGCTCGTTGTAGCACTCCTTTGGGGGGTCGCTCTGCTGAATTATATGGACCGGCAGATGCTATCAACTATGCGCGAAGCCATGCAGGTCGATATTCCACAATTGCAGCGTGCTGAGACTTTTGGTGTATTGATGGCCGTGTTTCTTTACATCTATGGTCTTATGAGTCCGATAGCGGGTATCGTTGCCGATCGTAGCAATAGAAAATGGCTGATCGTAGGTAGTCTTTTTGTTTGGTCAGCGGTAACTTATGGTATGGGGATGGCGCACGATTACACAACACTATTGGTACTAAGGGCTATTATGGGGTTTAGTGAAGCGCTGTATATCCCGACAGCCCTTTCCTTGATTGCCGATTACCATACTGGAAAAAATCGATCGCTGGCCATTGGGCTACATATGACAGGACTCTATACGGGGCAGGCTTTGGGCGGTTTTGGTGCAACATTGGCCGCTTCAAAAGGATGGCATACCGCTTTTCATTGGTTTGGAATTATCGGAATATGTTATGCCCTCCTACTTGCAGTCTTGCTCCTGGAGAAGAAACACGAACCGTCAACTGATGAGCGTACTTCAGAAGATCAATTACCCCTCTCTAAAAGCTTACTGCTGCTATTTTCCAATGTAGCATTCTGGATTCTATTGTTTTATTTCGCCGCTCCAAGCTTACCTGGCTGGGCTATCAAAAATTGGCTGCCAACATTGTTTGCAGATAGCCTAAATATTCCAATGGCCAGTGCAGGTCCATTGTCCACAATCACAATTGCGATCTCATCCTTTATCGGGGTTATCGTCGGCGGAATACTCAGTGACCGATGGGTGCAAAAGCATATCCGAGGTCGCATCTATACCAGTGCCATTGGCCTTGGACTGACTATACCGGCTTTATTGTTTTTAGGGTTAGGTCAGACCCTACCTGCAGTTGTGGGGGCGGCAGTCTGTTTTGGAATTGGCTTTGGTATTTTCGATGCCAACAATATGCCTATTCTTTGTCAGGTTGTTCCCAAAAATTTGCGGGCAACCGCTTATGGCTTTATGAATATGGTAGGTGTATTTGCTGGAGCTGTCATCACACAATGGCTGGGAAGATTTAAGGATGAAGGCCATTTTGGCTTAGGCTTTGCATTATTGGGGGCTGCGGTACTGTTAGCACTGCTCTTGCAAATCGTATTTCTTAAACCGAAAACACTGGAAAAGTAA
- a CDS encoding RagB/SusD family nutrient uptake outer membrane protein, with product MKKIFIYIGLVVFLFSSCKEIDLDLSPEDYFASGSFWKSNEQVAGAMLGLHTQLRGQQQNLWNLGELRGGTLRDGTSFTGTASLNSAGIITQDIRESSPGISGWAGLYAPIFQVNNFIYQVEKADYLTDVQKGYYLGQAYGLRAFYYFYLFRTYGRVPLVTEPQAAINTPTSAEEAYKARTETEKETLDFIKSEVDKSEKSFSGNYETKNQKAQWSLAATKMLKTEVYLWSAKVDVDGKAPENSLAELKLAKAAIEEVIPKYTLVSNFAEAFKSASVPAMKGNAEMIFVLRYLNGEATSFFSNFIYAASDDITGYVDDNGQAIPKDPLQTGSTGLIRYEYKMDLYRLYEKADTRANATFLNFNKGNTSAIVFRKFLGTLIDGVRNYSDDYPVYRLSEAYLLLAEIKNKLGEDPTAEIMAVRNRAYAGKAPLFINSSFEANELAIFYERTKEFVSEGKRWFDLRRMQDSAGKPLVFRKDLNLVGVLNNIDGQKHKILWPIDLGTLTVDPKLNDQQNPGYKGT from the coding sequence ATGAAAAAGATATTTATATATATAGGTCTTGTAGTTTTTCTGTTTTCTTCTTGTAAAGAAATTGACTTGGACCTTAGTCCCGAGGATTACTTTGCCAGCGGGAGTTTCTGGAAAAGCAACGAGCAGGTCGCTGGAGCTATGTTGGGACTTCATACTCAGTTGCGTGGACAACAGCAAAACTTATGGAATTTGGGTGAACTGCGTGGGGGAACCTTACGAGATGGTACCAGTTTTACAGGAACAGCATCATTGAACTCAGCAGGTATAATTACACAGGATATTCGTGAAAGCTCTCCTGGCATATCGGGCTGGGCTGGACTGTACGCGCCAATTTTTCAGGTAAATAATTTTATTTATCAGGTTGAGAAAGCCGATTATTTGACAGATGTGCAAAAGGGCTACTATTTGGGGCAAGCCTACGGACTGCGTGCTTTTTATTATTTCTATTTGTTTAGAACTTATGGTCGGGTGCCTTTGGTGACAGAACCACAAGCAGCAATTAATACCCCGACCTCGGCAGAAGAAGCATATAAGGCGCGAACAGAAACGGAGAAAGAAACCTTAGACTTTATCAAATCGGAAGTTGATAAATCGGAAAAATCGTTTTCAGGAAACTACGAGACTAAAAATCAAAAAGCACAATGGTCTTTGGCGGCAACAAAAATGTTAAAAACGGAGGTATATTTATGGTCGGCCAAAGTTGATGTGGATGGAAAGGCCCCAGAGAATAGTCTTGCGGAATTAAAACTTGCAAAAGCCGCTATAGAAGAAGTAATTCCTAAATATACGCTTGTCAGCAATTTTGCAGAGGCCTTTAAATCTGCCAGTGTACCAGCGATGAAAGGTAATGCTGAAATGATCTTTGTACTTCGTTACCTAAATGGAGAAGCGACTTCATTTTTCAGTAATTTCATTTATGCGGCAAGTGATGATATTACAGGCTATGTAGATGATAATGGGCAGGCAATTCCAAAAGATCCTCTTCAGACTGGATCCACGGGTTTGATCCGTTACGAGTATAAAATGGACCTCTATAGATTATATGAAAAGGCTGATACGAGGGCAAATGCAACATTCCTTAATTTTAATAAAGGAAATACATCTGCCATAGTATTTAGAAAATTCTTGGGAACTTTGATAGACGGCGTTCGTAACTATTCTGATGATTATCCTGTTTATCGTCTATCGGAAGCCTATTTATTGTTGGCGGAAATTAAGAATAAATTGGGAGAGGATCCAACTGCTGAAATCATGGCTGTACGTAATCGTGCCTACGCTGGAAAAGCACCTTTGTTTATAAATAGCAGTTTTGAGGCAAACGAATTAGCGATCTTCTATGAACGTACAAAGGAATTTGTGTCCGAGGGCAAGCGATGGTTCGATTTGCGACGCATGCAGGATTCTGCTGGAAAACCATTGGTGTTTCGTAAAGATTTGAACTTAGTCGGCGTATTGAACAATATTGATGGTCAGAAACACAAAATCTTATGGCCAATAGACTTGGGGACACTTACTGTAGATCCCAAATTAAATGATCAGCAAAATCCAGGTTATAAGGGAACCTAA
- a CDS encoding sulfatase family protein, with product MRIRIFLFAVLATFLHKNTFAQKKPNIIIIISDDHAYQAIGAYGSKYGKTPQIDRIAAQGALFKNAFVNNSICGPSRATLLTGKYSHKNGFKDNETSEFDFSQDLFVKQLQNIGYNTAWVGKIHLGDKLQGFNYYDILVGQGTYFNPDFISKEGRKRNEGYVSDIVTEKAIDWLDTVDANKPFCLVIGHKATHRTWMPDPKDFGSYDSVKFTLPTTFYDNYQSRTAAALQEMSIDKDMKMGYDLKMFNSLEDMMADGNFKRMNQAQKDSYIAYYRPIYEQLKQNNLTGKQLAEWKFRRYMIDYLNTAQSMDRNIGKVLDFLDRKSLAENTIVIYLSDQGFYMGEHGWFDKRWMYEESFRTPMVMRYPALLHPNSTINAKIVNADIAPTLLELAAIKKPKDMQGESFVHVLKNNSEEHRKELFYHYFENGEHAVSPHFGVRDDRYKLIRYYKRIENWELFDLQKDSNELHNVYKDPAYQSVVKRMKKKLITQMRQFDDKEAEAIYKINIDQ from the coding sequence ATGAGAATCAGGATCTTTTTATTTGCTGTACTCGCAACATTTCTGCATAAAAATACATTTGCACAAAAAAAGCCCAATATCATTATCATTATTTCCGATGATCATGCCTATCAGGCAATAGGCGCCTATGGTTCGAAATACGGAAAAACACCACAGATAGATCGCATTGCTGCTCAGGGTGCTCTATTTAAAAATGCGTTTGTAAACAATTCCATCTGCGGACCATCCCGGGCTACATTATTGACGGGCAAGTACAGCCATAAAAATGGATTCAAAGATAATGAGACCTCTGAGTTTGACTTTAGTCAGGATCTTTTTGTCAAACAGCTCCAAAATATAGGTTACAATACCGCTTGGGTGGGTAAAATTCACTTAGGAGACAAGCTTCAAGGTTTCAACTATTATGATATTCTTGTTGGTCAGGGAACTTATTTTAATCCAGATTTTATCAGCAAAGAGGGGCGCAAACGCAACGAAGGGTATGTATCCGATATCGTAACCGAAAAAGCGATCGATTGGCTAGATACGGTAGATGCGAATAAGCCCTTTTGTTTAGTCATCGGTCACAAAGCTACACACCGTACTTGGATGCCGGATCCAAAGGACTTTGGCAGCTATGATTCTGTAAAATTTACCTTGCCAACTACTTTTTACGACAATTATCAAAGTAGAACTGCTGCGGCATTGCAAGAAATGTCTATTGACAAGGATATGAAAATGGGCTACGATCTCAAAATGTTCAATTCGCTGGAAGACATGATGGCCGACGGTAATTTCAAGCGGATGAACCAAGCTCAAAAAGACAGCTATATCGCCTATTATCGTCCTATTTATGAGCAATTGAAACAAAATAATTTGACAGGAAAACAGCTCGCCGAATGGAAATTTAGACGATATATGATTGATTATCTCAATACTGCCCAATCCATGGACCGCAACATCGGGAAAGTATTGGATTTTTTAGATCGAAAATCCCTCGCTGAAAATACAATTGTGATCTATCTTTCAGACCAAGGTTTTTACATGGGTGAACATGGCTGGTTCGACAAACGTTGGATGTATGAGGAATCCTTTCGTACACCAATGGTCATGCGGTACCCGGCTCTATTACATCCAAACTCAACCATAAATGCTAAAATTGTCAACGCTGATATCGCTCCCACGTTATTGGAATTAGCTGCTATCAAAAAACCGAAGGACATGCAGGGTGAATCTTTTGTGCATGTCCTGAAAAATAACAGCGAGGAACATCGAAAAGAGCTGTTCTATCATTATTTTGAAAATGGCGAACACGCCGTGAGCCCTCATTTTGGTGTTCGTGACGACCGTTATAAATTGATTCGCTACTATAAAAGGATTGAAAACTGGGAGCTCTTTGACCTTCAAAAGGACTCCAATGAACTTCATAATGTCTACAAGGATCCAGCCTATCAAAGCGTCGTCAAACGGATGAAAAAGAAACTTATCACGCAAATGCGCCAATTTGATGATAAAGAAGCAGAAGCTATTTACAAAATCAACATCGACCAATAA
- a CDS encoding FadR/GntR family transcriptional regulator, whose product MEPNSSLIEHLNTIDTSSLVDRAEKEIINLFVNQGLKVGDALPKEIELAETLGVSRTVVREAMLRLRMVGLIESKKHRGAVLTSPDLIKPLRKSLYPTIMENKTLQDLFEMRMVLEVGMADILFEHIQEKDIEELEAIVAKEPIDADNTIFDIETEIAFHGKLYEITGNTILKDFQNMLLPVFQYVHSSGLLTSPSPSKSFISHRGLVDILKVGNAEVFRNAMRKHLDNHYQRLFLYKKSIG is encoded by the coding sequence ATGGAACCGAATTCTTCGCTCATAGAACATCTGAACACAATTGATACTTCTTCACTTGTAGATCGTGCAGAAAAAGAAATCATCAATCTTTTTGTCAATCAAGGCTTAAAGGTTGGAGATGCTTTACCTAAGGAAATTGAACTGGCAGAAACCCTTGGTGTAAGTCGTACGGTTGTTCGCGAGGCCATGTTGCGGTTGCGTATGGTCGGATTGATCGAGTCCAAAAAACATCGCGGAGCTGTTTTAACGAGTCCAGATCTTATAAAGCCCCTACGCAAATCGCTTTATCCGACCATCATGGAAAACAAGACCTTACAGGATCTTTTTGAAATGCGTATGGTGCTGGAGGTGGGTATGGCGGATATTCTCTTTGAACATATACAAGAAAAGGACATTGAGGAATTGGAAGCGATTGTTGCAAAAGAACCTATAGATGCAGATAATACTATTTTCGACATTGAAACTGAAATTGCCTTCCATGGTAAGCTTTACGAAATAACTGGAAATACGATTCTCAAAGACTTTCAGAACATGCTATTACCTGTTTTTCAGTATGTACACAGCAGTGGCTTACTGACCAGTCCCAGCCCATCGAAAAGCTTTATCTCACACCGAGGCCTAGTCGATATCTTAAAGGTGGGTAATGCTGAAGTTTTTCGAAATGCCATGCGCAAGCATCTTGATAATCATTATCAGCGACTCTTTTTATATAAGAAATCTATTGGATAA
- a CDS encoding SusC/RagA family TonB-linked outer membrane protein, with product MYSNLKLRTLLSLSILMGNMLLAQAQNHAVRGKITDAKTGELLGNVTVKVKGSSQSLQTNADGTFSISTNPNTVLIITSTGYRPYEVKVGQLNQLDIKLESKVEQMDEVVVVGYGKMKKSNLTGSVSSLDKKVLETGVRSNPASALAGTIPGIRVQQTSGRPGAVPTVVLRGGTTYGGGGTPLVIVDGLIRNGFNDINQNDIESIDVLKDASATAIYGARAANGVILITTKRGKEGVSNITLSSKVGVNKLNNPFDFLSAKDYLNWSRKGVQVSGQYQPSQLNQLTSVGPFGTGNKYKDDKGNILDGNLTSNAVWSTMLLDDTNRELLQQGWQTMIDPVTGKELIFKDFDYAKYALRDASLTQDYNIALQGGNDKGKYYGSVGKYNEKGMPINTFYDRTTFVLNGEYKVKPWLHSLSGVNFAYTKWRDAINGEANYMTRALGAPPTMRGTNANGDLLVGRDYQDGNPLVNDDKFIRKNLNQKLTLTQAFTINFLENLSLRVSGNWFFNQSTSESFNKDYIASPGNYVRTRNSSASYDKIYNQTYNAVLNYRTEIASSHHIDAMLGSEFFDTYNNGFTAAGSGAPTDDFMDLGLTSPEANKRSIDSYHDRQRIMSYFGRVNYDYKEKYLLTLTARRDGYSTLLNNRWGTFPGVSVGWALHREDFLKDYLGTDKVVNTLKLRASYGGNGNVSGIGSYTLQGSYGTNKYDGQVGYTMSTLSIPNLKWESLITKEVGLESRILNKIDLSLAYYHRTTKDKIASLSLPASAGFTTITTNNGDMQNQGVEIGVNYQMLRRKDWDLSFNWNTAYNKNKILKLPFNGVENNRQGGLQVYDPKSKELIWVGGNQEGQDPNVAYAYEAIGIIRTKEQLDSYALQLKDLIGARTLVHPDVYNALSSSEKNLYYPLALGDVMWKDVNGDGIINSYDRVYMGNTVPRWTGGFGAALRWKNISLSTRFDYALGYVAYDGPRAWFLGMMQGTFNTTTSVFDTWTPENPNAKYPTYYWADQLFKNNTSRESSMFYNKGNYLAFREINVAYRLPKSIANRLKMEDLSISATGQNLHYWSKNTLFSPESGSVGQNGGGYPLPKTFILGLQLTF from the coding sequence ATGTATTCAAACCTAAAATTGCGAACCCTTCTCAGCCTGTCTATTTTGATGGGCAACATGCTCCTAGCGCAAGCACAAAACCATGCCGTGCGGGGAAAAATTACCGATGCAAAGACAGGGGAATTGCTTGGCAATGTGACTGTAAAAGTCAAAGGATCCAGCCAATCTTTGCAGACAAACGCTGATGGAACGTTCTCGATCAGTACGAATCCCAATACGGTATTAATCATCACGTCTACGGGGTATAGACCGTATGAAGTAAAAGTTGGACAATTAAATCAATTGGATATCAAACTCGAGTCCAAGGTTGAGCAAATGGATGAAGTTGTGGTGGTGGGATATGGAAAAATGAAGAAGTCGAATTTAACGGGGTCTGTAAGCAGCTTGGATAAAAAAGTGCTTGAAACTGGAGTTCGTTCGAACCCAGCTTCTGCTTTGGCGGGTACGATACCGGGTATTCGAGTGCAGCAAACTTCAGGAAGACCGGGAGCGGTACCCACGGTTGTGCTTCGAGGCGGGACTACGTATGGCGGCGGTGGCACACCATTGGTTATTGTTGACGGCTTGATTAGAAATGGATTTAATGACATTAATCAAAATGACATTGAATCGATCGATGTCTTAAAAGATGCTTCTGCTACAGCAATTTATGGTGCTAGGGCTGCAAACGGTGTGATATTGATAACCACAAAAAGGGGAAAAGAAGGTGTTTCCAATATTACATTGTCGTCTAAAGTTGGTGTCAATAAATTGAACAACCCTTTTGATTTCCTAAGTGCCAAAGATTACTTAAACTGGAGTAGAAAAGGTGTTCAGGTATCGGGGCAATATCAACCGTCTCAGTTGAATCAATTAACAAGTGTGGGGCCCTTTGGTACAGGAAATAAATATAAGGATGATAAGGGAAATATCCTAGATGGTAATCTTACCAGCAATGCCGTGTGGAGTACCATGTTGCTCGATGATACCAATCGTGAATTGTTGCAACAGGGATGGCAGACCATGATTGATCCTGTAACTGGAAAAGAACTAATTTTTAAGGATTTTGACTATGCTAAATATGCACTTCGTGATGCTAGTTTGACGCAAGATTATAATATCGCTTTACAAGGTGGGAACGATAAAGGTAAATATTATGGAAGCGTGGGGAAGTATAACGAGAAAGGGATGCCAATCAATACTTTTTATGATCGTACAACTTTTGTGTTAAATGGCGAATATAAAGTTAAACCTTGGCTACATTCATTGTCAGGGGTGAATTTCGCGTATACGAAATGGCGTGACGCTATTAACGGAGAAGCAAACTATATGACGCGGGCACTGGGAGCCCCTCCAACAATGCGTGGTACAAATGCCAATGGAGATCTGCTCGTTGGTCGTGATTATCAAGATGGGAACCCTCTGGTAAATGATGATAAGTTCATACGTAAAAATCTAAATCAGAAGCTTACGCTTACCCAAGCTTTTACAATTAATTTTTTGGAGAATCTTAGCTTACGCGTCAGTGGTAACTGGTTTTTTAACCAGTCTACTTCCGAGTCCTTTAATAAGGATTATATAGCCAGCCCAGGAAATTATGTTCGCACAAGAAATTCCTCGGCTTCCTATGATAAAATATATAATCAAACCTATAACGCAGTTTTAAATTACAGAACTGAAATCGCGAGTTCGCATCATATTGACGCGATGTTGGGGTCGGAATTTTTCGATACGTATAACAATGGATTTACAGCTGCGGGAAGTGGAGCTCCAACAGACGACTTTATGGATCTTGGATTAACGAGTCCAGAGGCCAATAAAAGAAGTATCGATTCATACCATGATCGACAACGTATCATGTCCTATTTTGGACGCGTAAACTATGACTATAAAGAAAAATACCTTTTGACATTGACTGCACGTAGAGATGGTTATTCGACATTGCTAAATAATCGATGGGGAACCTTTCCTGGAGTTTCAGTCGGTTGGGCTCTACACCGTGAAGATTTCCTGAAGGATTATTTAGGCACTGATAAAGTCGTAAATACGTTAAAATTACGCGCTAGTTATGGAGGGAATGGGAATGTCAGTGGAATCGGATCCTATACACTTCAAGGTTCATATGGCACAAACAAGTATGATGGGCAGGTGGGGTACACCATGTCTACGCTTTCAATTCCAAACCTCAAATGGGAGAGTTTGATTACAAAAGAAGTCGGACTTGAATCCAGAATCTTAAATAAGATTGATTTGAGTCTTGCCTATTATCATCGGACGACTAAAGATAAGATTGCAAGTTTATCATTACCAGCTTCAGCCGGGTTTACTACAATTACGACCAACAATGGCGATATGCAGAATCAGGGAGTCGAAATTGGGGTGAATTATCAAATGCTGAGAAGGAAAGATTGGGATCTAAGCTTTAATTGGAATACGGCGTATAATAAGAACAAGATCTTAAAATTGCCTTTTAATGGCGTTGAAAATAACAGACAAGGCGGTTTACAGGTTTATGATCCAAAATCCAAAGAACTCATTTGGGTAGGGGGCAATCAGGAGGGGCAAGACCCGAACGTTGCTTATGCCTATGAAGCCATCGGGATCATTCGGACAAAAGAACAGTTGGATAGCTACGCCTTGCAATTGAAAGATCTGATCGGTGCGCGTACATTGGTACATCCGGATGTCTATAATGCATTGTCCAGCAGTGAGAAGAATTTATACTACCCATTAGCTTTAGGCGATGTTATGTGGAAGGATGTAAACGGAGATGGTATAATCAATTCTTATGATAGGGTGTATATGGGAAATACAGTACCGAGATGGACGGGTGGATTTGGTGCAGCTTTACGCTGGAAGAATATTAGCTTGAGTACCCGTTTTGATTACGCATTGGGCTATGTTGCTTATGACGGACCGAGAGCCTGGTTTCTTGGAATGATGCAGGGAACATTCAATACGACAACAAGTGTATTTGATACATGGACACCTGAAAATCCAAATGCAAAATATCCGACTTATTATTGGGCAGATCAATTATTTAAAAATAATACGAGTCGGGAAAGTAGCATGTTTTATAATAAAGGAAATTATCTGGCTTTTAGAGAGATTAATGTCGCTTATCGATTGCCTAAATCCATTGCTAACCGATTAAAAATGGAAGATTTAAGCATCTCCGCCACAGGCCAAAATTTACACTATTGGTCAAAAAATACATTGTTCTCCCCTGAAAGTGGAAGTGTAGGACAAAATGGAGGCGGATACCCTCTTCCTAAAACATTTATACTTGGGCTTCAATTAACATTTTAA
- a CDS encoding dihydrodipicolinate synthase family protein — protein sequence MLNQKISGLIAAPFTPFDENGELNLELIPQYYAMLKRNRVTGAFICGSTGEGVSLTFEEKVAVMTAWARLTKEDDAFTLMMLLGGTNIKECQQLAGLAEQAGVDVVSFTAPSYFKPANVDQLAKCCVEIARAAPNTAFYYYHIPVLTGGNFQMIDLLKQIDGVIPNFKGIKYTHEDFMDFLSCMNYADRKYDMLWGRDENMLSALVLGNKGAVGSTYNYAAPLYLDLMEAYDKGELDKANALQQQSIDMITLLGKYGGISVGKAYMKLIGLDCGAFRLPVKNMSVEQFELFTEDAVKVGFQGFCAH from the coding sequence ATGCTAAATCAAAAAATCTCAGGATTAATTGCAGCGCCATTTACTCCTTTCGATGAAAACGGAGAATTGAATCTTGAGCTGATTCCGCAATACTATGCGATGTTAAAGCGCAACCGCGTCACGGGTGCCTTTATTTGTGGCTCTACCGGAGAAGGGGTGTCGTTGACTTTTGAGGAAAAAGTTGCAGTGATGACGGCTTGGGCCAGATTGACAAAAGAGGATGATGCATTTACACTCATGATGCTTCTGGGGGGAACAAATATCAAAGAATGCCAACAATTGGCCGGGCTGGCCGAGCAAGCAGGGGTCGATGTCGTGTCATTTACTGCGCCATCTTATTTCAAACCTGCTAATGTGGATCAATTGGCAAAATGTTGTGTTGAAATTGCACGAGCGGCACCGAATACGGCTTTCTATTATTATCATATTCCTGTATTGACCGGCGGAAATTTCCAGATGATCGACCTGTTGAAGCAGATTGATGGGGTGATACCCAATTTTAAGGGAATCAAATATACACACGAAGATTTTATGGATTTTCTAAGCTGTATGAATTACGCAGATCGCAAGTATGATATGTTATGGGGAAGAGATGAGAATATGCTGTCCGCCTTAGTATTAGGTAACAAAGGAGCTGTCGGAAGTACCTATAACTACGCCGCACCTTTATACCTTGATCTTATGGAGGCTTATGATAAGGGAGAGCTTGACAAAGCGAATGCTTTGCAGCAGCAATCTATCGATATGATCACATTGTTAGGGAAGTACGGTGGTATTTCAGTAGGGAAAGCGTATATGAAATTAATTGGGCTTGACTGCGGAGCTTTTAGACTGCCCGTGAAAAATATGTCTGTTGAGCAGTTTGAACTGTTTACGGAAGATGCGGTAAAAGTTGGCTTTCAGGGTTTTTGCGCACATTAA